A genomic window from Salvia hispanica cultivar TCC Black 2014 chromosome 5, UniMelb_Shisp_WGS_1.0, whole genome shotgun sequence includes:
- the LOC125190517 gene encoding thioredoxin-like 2, chloroplastic encodes MADAVNLCCNSQRFSYSFLTSLSSSLNSCHRALPPNQTRLQKSSVSVSVSVSVSVSDFCSVSGGVPIAFKRRRQFGKFKVCATVTETEPPKWWERSAGPNMIDIHSTQEFLTALSEAGERLVIVEFYGTWCASCKALFPKLCRTAQEHPEILFLKVNFDENKPMCKSLNVKVLPYFHFYRGADGQLESFSCSLAKFQKIKDAISLHNTDRCSIGPPRGIGDLNLEGLTSSKEKLSESPAT; translated from the exons ATGGCTGATGCAGTCAATTTATGTTGCAATTCTCAACGATTTTCTTATTCATTCTTAACTTCACTCTCTTCCTCTTTGAATTCTTGTCACCGGGCTCTTCCCCCAAATCAAACACGTTTGCAGAAAAGTTCAGTTTCTGTTTCTGTTTCTGTTTCTGTTTCTGTTTCTGATTTCTGCTCTGTTAGTGGTGGGGTTCCGATTGCCTTCAAACGCCGCAGGCAATTCGGGAAGTTTAAG GTATGTGCAACCGTTACCGAAACTGAGCCACCCAAATGGTGGGAAAGAAGTGCTGGACCGAACATGATTGATATTCACTCCACACAAGAATTTTTAACTGCCTTGAGTGAGGCTGGAGAAAGGCTGGTTATAGTTGAGTTCTATGGTACATGGTGTGCTTCTTGTAAAGCATTATTCCCTaag CTTTGCAGAACGGCACAGGAGCATCCAGAGATCTTGTTCTTGAAAGTCAATTTTGATGAGAACAAGCCCATGTGCAAGAGTTTGAATGTCAAGGTTCTTCCATATTTCCACTTCTACCGTGGAGCAGATGGACAGCTCGAATCCTTCTCTTGTTCCCTTGCAAAA TTTCAGAAGATTAAAGATGCCATATCACTGCATAACACGGATCGTTGCAGCATTGGCCCTCCTAGAGGTATCGGAGACCTAAACCTCGAAGGCCTCACTTCTTCAAAAGAGAAGCTATCAGAGTCACCTGcaacttaa
- the LOC125189478 gene encoding PRA1 family protein F3-like, which produces MSTVYGTISTATPPAPDSAFYSRAGQRIRSGIGTRRSWRVMITSLSPPESVGSAVQRLVTNAGYFHVNYAIVVLLTLLVSLLWHPGALIVFIATMFAWMFLYFLRDTPLVVWGYGVEERLVLVVLSVSTVALLFLTKATVFLGGIAAGFVAVLAHSVFRRTNDLGLDEGGEGSVRLKETASANYSVL; this is translated from the coding sequence ATGAGCACCGTATACGGCACAATCTCGACGGCCACACCGCCAGCGCCGGACTCGGCGTTCTACTCCCGCGCGGGGCAGCGGATCCGATCCGGAATCGGAACGCGGCGATCGTGGCGCGTGATGATCACCTCCCTCTCCCCGCCAGAGAGCGTGGGCTCGGCGGTGCAGCGCCTGGTGACGAACGCGGGGTATTTCCACGTGAACTACGCGATCGTGGTGCTGCTGACGCTGCTGGTGAGCCTCCTGTGGCACCCGGGCGCGCTCATCGTGTTCATCGCCACCATGTTCGCGTGGATGTTCCTGTATTTCCTGCGCGACACGCCCCTCGTCGTGTGGGGCTACGGGGTGGAGGAGCGCCTCGTGCTCGTCGTGCTGTCCGTTTCCACCGTCGCCCTGCTGTTCCTCACCAAGGCTACGGTCTTCCTTGGGGGGATCGCGGCTGGGTTTGTGGCGGTGCTCGCGCATTCCGTGTTTAGGAGGACCAACGATTTGGGTTTGGATGAAGGCGGAGAGGGATCGGTGCGGTTGAAGGAGACGGCGTCGGCCAATTATTCTGTTTTATAG
- the LOC125187846 gene encoding tetraspanin-2-like: MAVSNSITAILNFVAMMCSFPIIAAGVWLASRADNECLLWLRWPLVFLGFAFLIVSAAGFVGAYWKKEGLLAVYLVAMFILIVVLLVILVLAFVVTRPAGGAGFKEYRLEGFSSWLRDHVTGVGSWGKIRACLAASQICPKLAHKFVSAPHFFAAHLSPIQSGCCKPPLMCGLQYSNPTTWLGESNMGGGSDCGLWSNDPSQLCYNCDSCKAGVLGNLREEWRKANIILIITLVLLIWVYLIACSAYRNAQTEQLFRRYKQGWV; the protein is encoded by the exons ATGGCTGTTAGCAATAGCATCACGGCAATCCTGAACTTCGTGGCGATGATGTGCTCCTTCCCCATCATCGCCGCGGGCGTCTGGCTGGCGTCGCGCGCGGACAACGAGTGCCTCCTCTGGCTCCGTTGGCCGCTCGTCTTCCTCGGCTTCGCCTTCCTTATCGTCTCCGCCGCAGGATTCGTGGGCGCCTACTGGAAGAAGGAGGGCCTCCTAGCCGTCTACCTCGTCGCCATGTTCATCCTCATCGTCGTGCTCCTCGTCATCCTCGTCCTCGCCTTCGTCGTCACGCGCCCGGCGGGTGGGGCCGGGTTCAAGGAGTACAGGCTGGAGGGGTTCTCGTCGTGGCTGAGGGATCATGTTACGGGCGTTGGTAGTTGGGGGAAGATAAGGGCGTGTTTGGCTGCTTCTCAGATTTGTCCTAAGCTGGCTCACAAGTTTGTCTCTGCTCCTCATTTCTTTGCTGCTCATCTTTCTCCAATTCAG TCAGGATGCTGCAAGCCTCCATTGATGTGTGGGTTGCAATACTCGAACCCAACGACATGGTTGGGGGAGTCGAACATGGGAGGAGGGTCCGACTGCGGGTTGTGGAGCAACGATCCAAGCCAGCTATGCTACAATTGCGATTCATGTAAGGCTGGTGTGCTGGGAAACCTAAGAGAGGAATGGAGGAAAGCAAACATAATTCTGATAATCACACTAGTGCTCCTAATTTGGGTGTACCTCATCGCTTGCAGCGCATACAGGAATGCTCAAACCGAACAGCTCTTCCGCAGATACAAACAGGGTTGGGtttga